In a single window of the Cervus elaphus chromosome 1, mCerEla1.1, whole genome shotgun sequence genome:
- the LOC122710249 gene encoding olfactory receptor 5W2-like — translation MERGNCSSLTEFILLGITDNPGIKVALFILFFLVYLINFLANLGMIILIRLDPQLHTPMYFFLSHFSFCDLCYSTAIGPKMLIDILAKNKSIPFYGCTLQFLVFCIFADSECLLLAVMAYDRYKAVSSPLLYAVSMSSRLCSLLMAGVYMLGMADALIHTTLAFRLCFCGSNEINHFFCDLSPLYLLSCSDTRVNELASFTVFGFIELSSISGVLVSYCYIILAILKIHSTERRLKAFSTCTSHLTAVAIFQGTILFIYFRPSSSHTLDQDKITSLFYTLVIPMLNPLIYSLRNKDVKDALEKLKDKRWF, via the coding sequence ATGGAAAGAGGAAATTGCTCATCCTTAACTGAATTCATACTGTTGGGAATTACTGATAACCCTGGGATTAAAGTAGCCCTATTTATCCTGTTTTTCCTTGTTTATCTCATTAACTTTCTGGCAAATCTTggaatgattattttaattaGGTTGGATCCCCAGCTGCACacacccatgtactttttcctcagccatttctctttctgtgaccTCTGCTATTCAACAGCAATTGGCCCCAAGATGTTGATAGACATTTTAGCCAAAAACAAATCAATCCCCTTCTATGGCTGCACTCTGCAGTTCTTGGTCTTCTGTATCTTTGCCGActctgagtgtctcctgctggcagtgatggcctatgaccggtaCAAGGCCGTCAGCAGCCCCTTGCTCTATGCTGTCAGCATGTCCAGCAGGCTGTGCTCCCTGCTCATGGCGGGGGTTTACATGCTGGGAATGGCAGATGCTTTGATCCACACGACATTAGCATTCCGCTTATGCTTTTGTGGATCAAACGAGATTAACCATTTCTTCTGTGACTTATCCCCACTTTACCTTCTCTCCTGCTCTGATACACGGGTCAATGAGTTGGCGTCATTCActgtttttggttttattgaaTTAAGTTCCATTTCAGGAGTCCTTGTTTCTTATTGTTATATCATTCTAGCAATCTTGAAGATCCACTCTACAGAAAGGAGGCTCAAAGCTTTCTCCACCTGCACCTCCCATCTAACGGCTGTGGCAATTTTCCAGGGAACTatactcttcatatatttcagacccaGTTCTTCCCACACTCTAGATCAAGACAAAATTACCTCATTGTTTTACACCCTTGTGATTCCCATGTTAAACCCTCTGATCTATAGCCTACGGAACAAGGATGTGAAAGATGCCCTAGAAAAGCTAAAAGATAAAAgatggttttaa